The nucleotide sequence GTATGGTTGAATTGTTCAGAAGCTCACAACATATCCTAAAATAATATTATAGTGAAGGGATGGTGTGGTTTGAAGTGttggaaaatagaaaaactgCTCACAATCTGAAGCTCTACGTGACAGCATAGTTTGAATgagataataaataaaaatagcacAGACCTTGTCATACTTGATAAATTTATTGTGTTTAACAGTAACAAAGGTTCATTGTCATGAGCTAACTCAAAACTGACAGTGTTTGCTTTAACAAAGACCAAAAAACTTCCCATTACTTGATGAAATTCACAGTTTGAAGGTGCAGTATAGCTTAACAGCCCTTTTTGATTGTTATCCAAAAAGACAAGACCATCTTGCCTGAAAACCATAGAGAAGCGTCTTTAATTACAATGTGGAACATGATTGAGAGGaggtggttttttttaaacactcaaCAAGCAAAATCAGACCAAGTGCATAACAGAGCAAATGCCAAGCTGTATATCAATATATCAACTTCACAGATCAATGGTTTTTACCATGAAGTACCTCAGCATATAAGAtcagcttttgttttttttttagatatgaTGTATTCCAGCATCTCTCTCTGAGGCAAatttccaagacaaaaatatcGTTCATACCTCTCATCATagctgaaaataataaataattataaagttatgaaaatgaaataagtacAAATaatacagaaaataaaatatattgaatGTAAATTACATTTTCATGTTATGATTATGAGGAAAAGCTCTAATTAAAAccttggttaaccctttaactcccagaagtgattaacatgaaacttctccctataatatccatacattctccagcaaacaggtaatgagattattcaaacttatcaggtataggtagaagctgctatcttgatctcACACCAAGTTcccataactaatttacaaggaaatgtgtagtagctagagaggagaattaacaatcagatcttgggagttaaagggttaaagcaatGGGTAGTATCATTATTCTTGATTAATGGGCCTCAATAATTCTCTTTTTGCAAAGTCTGAGGAAAATATACagaactttttgaaagaaattaaaatcttgtCTGTATCTCCACCAACCTAAGGCCATTGCTACCAAATGTTTCATAAACccatttgtgtcatttttttgtcaaatttggTTGGTCCATTGGACAAAAAGTAACATAAGATAAAAGTGATAACTGATTAAGGGAACCTGAGTTTAAGATAAGTCTGAATGTACAGGCTTGAttggtagttttttttcttgataagaaaattttcaacataaTATTTTGGTAAGAAATTCGGCATAAACATTTTCCATTGAAAATTTAGTCTCAATAATCTGCTTTGAAATAGAATAGAGAATTTGAATTTAAGTTACAGGccaatcaattcaaagcttcaacaccCCCCACCCTCCCTCAGATAACCCACTggtatttgattttatttgaggGGGCGTGAGGGATGGGCAGTGTTCTTCAAATTGATTGACCCATTATATTGCAACAATTGAAATTTTGCTGTTCAAAGAGTgcgccagtttttttttctgtatttactTTTCCAGAAATGGGTAGGTTGGGTTATGGGAAACGAAACATTTCATAACCACAGGGTTTCTTATAATGCACAGTTAACAAACCTATCCGGGTAAAATGCTTTTGAAACCGTTTTTCAAAGTGTGATCTATCGTTTACTTGTTTCCGTCGTACGGTTACACATTTGAACTTTGAATCGAACAATAGTTTTTAACGGAttacttattttaaaatcatggaCGCTGGAATAGATTGTAAATCATACATGTCATAAGAGATCAAACAGTCCCTGATAATCAACTCGAAgaaggcaaaataaaattaagcaaagtcaatcaaaataaacaattcttACTAGTTCATAACCATCTGATATTTGTAATGTaattatttgttcaaaataataaatgcaCTGCCAGTAAGAACATCAGACCAAAACTAGCTACAACTTACTTGGCAACCAAacacaaaagacaaaacatcTTGTCGCAGTGTGCACACTCTCGCCTGCAATCGTCGCATGCGTTCCGTTCACAGAACGTACACTTCACACCGCGACCAGTCTTCGTTTGGCGACAACGATCACAGTTGACGGTTTCATTGCATATTCCTTCCTCAATTTCACCATTCTCGTATCGCTCCATTCCTTCTCGCAAAGCTTCAAGTGTTTTCGCTGAAAGTGTTTCAAAagcagaaattatttttgatcGAAACCGATTTTAAAAAGCCATGTTAAAGTCGTTTGCACAATTTTAATTCAGTCAGGTACCTACCATAAACGTTTTCCATGTTGTTTGACTTCTCAAATTCAGTAGTGTTCACATGAGTCTTGAGCTGCATTGGACAGGATTGATCGAAAGGAAATTCCCTTTTGGACATCTTAAATTGCGATTTTTTTGTCTGTCACTCTTGCCTCAACGAAATATATGGCTAAGTGAAAAGGTCAACGGTATCGTTATTTGAAATAGAACGAATGATCAGCCTGCTTATTGGCTTGGTTTTCGCGCCAAATTTTACGCTCTCCATCTCCCGGATCTTGCGCACGACAACTAAGCGCGTTTCATTTGAAATGGAGGCGGCAACATGGACACCATTTTGGAGAAGATTTTAAAAGGGGAAATAACATCGGATGACTTAACCGATCCCCTTCAGATTGTTAAAAATGAGGTAAGCTTTATCATCTGAACAGTGTGGCCGAAATGTAGGTACCGTGGAAAAGCACAGATGTTTTTATCAGCTTGTGCAAGTGTCCCGAGCTCTCTTCCGTAAGGTTACTTAGTCCGTAGTgtatttgttttgattaaagCTGATGGCatgtagaaaattattttggaatcggaaaaacaaatttccatGAGTGGAATAATCAGAATTCATTCTTATTACACCAGTTTTAATTTGGGATAACAACGTGAACTCTCTGGGAAACCCCTGGCCCTCGGTAACTTAAGGAAGTTTTAAAGTTCTTGACCAGGGGTGTGCTAAACGTGGGTTGGGGGGAACGGGTCGGCGGCGCTGATTACAACTTATTGAGGTCTGAAATGGGTTAGTTTTAGGGtaactattatttttttctcgattCTCACCTAGATTTGATGATGGCTGTATACAGTATGCATACAACTGGTTGAAAACCTATTTTATAAAGAACAAGAAGTTATACAGGCTTTCAAATATACAAGCAAACTTTCTAGCGCATTGTTAACTCccaaacaatgaacaaaaaatcaGTTTTGATTTAAGACAGGTGGAAGGATAAGGGCCTAACTAagaggagggaagggggggggggggagagcaGAGAGGGGCTCAGTGGAAACCTAAAGTTCTAGATGAAGGCCATATTGAATATAGGGGCATCATTGAGATGGAGGCTTATCAGAGCATAACAGTTACTAATGGAGAGGAGGGTGGTGTAGTTGCCTATGTTAAACTGGCATTGATCCAATGCAGCAAGCATTTTGATGCAGTTGCCTGCTTTAGTGAATGGATTCTGGGATAGCCACCATAATTATTGTTTAGTTTGGGGTCTGAGAATTGTCCAGGACAAGATACAAAATGTTCTGAGatatttaagcttttttttattttctatttgatCCACATGTCAAGGATGAAAAAGAGAAGTTAAAACAGCACAGTATTGGAGAGCTGGTCCCCTTCCTTCTCAACTACCTTAGAGAAAAAACCTTGCATCACTTAACCCCACGACAAAGTGCTGCTCTAACACCCAAGAAGACATCAGTGTCCCATGGCAAAGGTGTACCGGAAAAAGCTCTTCACGTGGCAAAGGGCTCCTCTAGGGGGAATGTATTTCCTTCACAAAAGACCCCTTCTCCATCCCCTGTTACTCCGTTGTCACAAAGTCGAAGAGATACACCCTCTTCATCGCCAAATTTCAAGAGAAAGTCTCCTAAAGTGCCAGGAAATGAGAGAATTTCACCACTGGTTACACAGCCGAAGTTAAATATCGATGATCCCAATGATTTTCCTCCCATGAAATCCACCAGGTGAGTCAGTGTACAATCAATATTAATCCTTTACTTGCCAATATCAGTTTGTTTGATCTCCTCACTGTActttataaatttcctatggtgctgacaaggagaacttgttacaatcaagagcttctttagttggtgatcatttcctttattctcatgaccttgatgagtgattcaggggtgatattgtaagcaGAAATTAGATGCTTCAACTGTAGGCCCTTTTAGGAGTCAGTGGATTCAAACTTTGATTGTATTATTTTCTCTCAGGGACTTGCTACTTATCCCAATATTGAATGATGTTTTTGTGTCAACAGCAAAAAAGTAACACCATCACGAAGAATCACACCAACACAGGTCAAAGGTGATGGTAGAAAGGGAAAATCTTCACCAGCGTTTGCATCATCACCATTTTCTAGCTCGCATTCAATGCTGGATGGCCATGGAAGTCCAGCATCTTTACAAGAAGAAAGGGACttgttaaaaattatgaaatctaaaagaaagaataagGGGGATTCCCCTTGGGGTTATAGAACTAGCCCCAGTCCCCAAACTGGGATTAGATCCCCTCCGTCTCATGTCTTAGGAGATTTCATCATAACTCCACCAAAACACCCAACTGCAGTGCCTGATGCATGGcaaaagaacaaatcaaaaccAGATGAAAGTTTGATTTCAACACCTTCACCTTACAAGAGCCCTGATGCAAGTGAAGCTTCTGATATCCTGACTGCAGACCCCAGAAGTTGTGAACAGTCTGAGAAACAAAGTTGTATAGAAGAAATTCAACCAGTACAAGCTGTGAAggacaaagttatttttcacaTTAAACTGGATGCTCTTGCTAAAATTTATTCAAGATGTATAACAGGTAAGTTTgaatcttttcaattttgtacaTAGAAATGTCCTCCATATGGCTTGGTTGTTCATCTAATGATTGATTTCTTAACTGCTGGTAAAGTTtctatccattggataaattTAATCCATTTTGGTTGTTGGAAGGATGGATGGGGGTGTCAACTTGCTATCTAGTATAAGAATTTACCCATAGTGAGGTCAACagtgtaaatatttgttaaGTTCTGTGTACATGTTAAAAAGATGTTTGTTTGTAGATTATATTGTTTGTAAAAAATCTCTTAAGAGTCAACTGCCTGCATTTAGATGATTTtcactcatttattcctgcaatgATAACAATATTATCAAGCACAATTCCCACCTGAGTCGCTTGCAGGTGAATAAcaaaggatattcagagtttgagtacTTTCAATGCCATCCACTCATTTAGTATGTACTAAACATGTACATCACACGGTCTGCACTTTCTGAAACTTTTAATCTGCTGGATAGCTATCCCAAGAATTCTCGTTTTATTGACTGGATGAGCTTATTCAGtgaataaatttataaaaatttactaCTAGGGCCTGGTGTTTTGATTCTCAAAAATCAAACCATGATCACACTTATGCCAGAGACATTGCTAACCtacaatttttgcttttttcatgaTGAAGAAAACCTGGTTCCTAATGTTACAGCAGAAATTTATTTTGTGGTACAGCTGTTGACTGCAAGAGGCATTGCTCATGAATCAAGGCAAGAAGAAATTAATGGTAAcaacattgttaaaaaataatacagCATTGTAAATGTGATGTCCATGAACCCAATCTAAAATTTGAGTTTTCTCCTTTGAAGATGATTTCAAGGCTTAAAGTTTTCTGctgaaagaaataattcaaagtGGTTTGCTGTCATGACACTTTGTTAGGGCTATCCTATCCCTGGAAGGGGtggaaaaaagattttaaaaattgtagaGGGTGGTCAATTTTTAGTTGATGACATTTTTCTAGGGGTAAGAGGGTGTATTTAGCCAATGGGGATGTGCTGCTGgatgaatttgcattttcatgAATGGATTACTATTTGGGGGGTTGCATTTTCAATGCTGTTACTAGAATGGGGTCATACATTTTTGGGATTTTGggtaaaagaaaattcttgtAAGTAAGGATGTAAAAATGAGGTAGATGCATAATCAGAAACTGATTACGTTGGGAtcacaaaaataacatttgcCCAAAATTGTCTAATATGGGGTCTATGATATGGTATGGGTTCTGAGAGGCCAATGGCACATACCCAGCAAAAATTCACCCAAGTACCCTgctccctcccccccttttcTTCCCTTGGGGAAA is from Pocillopora verrucosa isolate sample1 chromosome 7, ASM3666991v2, whole genome shotgun sequence and encodes:
- the LOC131780505 gene encoding uncharacterized protein produces the protein MSKREFPFDQSCPMQLKTHVNTTEFEKSNNMENVYAKTLEALREGMERYENGEIEEGICNETVNCDRCRQTKTGRGVKCTFCERNACDDCRRECAHCDKMFCLLCLVANYDERYERYFCLGNLPQREMLEYIISKKKTKADLIC